One genomic window of Aliiroseovarius sp. M344 includes the following:
- a CDS encoding NAD(P)H-dependent glycerol-3-phosphate dehydrogenase, which produces MSVSVLGAGAFGTALAISLSRTGQPVTLWARDLADMPAARENKRRLPGFSFPDRLMVTDNLGKATQADILLLATPMQSLAGFVTDHASELDGKTLVACCKGIDLKSGLGPAEIIRRACPSATTAILSGPSFAVDIAAGLPTALTLAVEDGHALQAALSTQNIRLYRSADLVGVEIGGALKNVVAIACGITIGAGLGESAHAALMTRGFAEMQRFALSQGAQPDTLSGLSGFGDLALTCSSEKSRNFAFGLALGRGDLPPKGTTVEGKSTAKAVSNLAKKIGLDMPIADMVVAVLDNHLTINEAVAMLLARPLKEE; this is translated from the coding sequence ATGAGTGTATCAGTTTTGGGCGCAGGCGCGTTTGGCACGGCCCTTGCGATATCCTTGTCGCGCACGGGGCAGCCCGTGACCCTCTGGGCGCGCGATCTAGCGGATATGCCGGCGGCGCGTGAGAACAAACGGCGCCTTCCTGGTTTTTCATTTCCAGATCGTCTGATGGTAACGGACAATCTTGGCAAGGCGACGCAGGCTGACATCTTGTTGTTGGCGACGCCAATGCAGAGTTTAGCTGGATTTGTGACTGACCATGCGTCTGAATTGGACGGAAAAACACTGGTGGCGTGCTGCAAGGGCATAGATTTGAAATCCGGCCTTGGACCCGCCGAGATCATCCGTCGCGCCTGCCCTTCGGCCACCACTGCCATTTTGTCGGGGCCAAGTTTTGCAGTGGATATCGCTGCTGGGCTTCCAACAGCGCTGACGCTGGCAGTTGAAGATGGCCACGCCCTACAGGCCGCGTTGTCTACGCAAAATATCCGCCTGTACCGCAGCGCGGATCTTGTTGGTGTCGAAATCGGTGGCGCTTTGAAAAACGTCGTAGCGATTGCCTGCGGTATTACCATCGGTGCAGGGCTCGGCGAAAGCGCGCATGCTGCGCTGATGACCCGCGGCTTTGCCGAGATGCAGCGCTTTGCTTTGTCTCAAGGTGCTCAACCCGATACGCTGTCTGGCCTGTCCGGCTTCGGCGATCTGGCGCTGACCTGCTCGTCCGAAAAGTCCCGAAATTTTGCCTTTGGGTTGGCCCTTGGTCGCGGCGACCTGCCACCAAAAGGCACCACCGTTGAAGGCAAGTCCACCGCCAAAGCCGTCTCTAACCTAGCCAAGAAGATCGGTTTGGATATGCCGATCGCGGACATGGTTGTGGCCGTATTGGATAATCACCTGACAATCAACGAGGCGGTCGCCATGCTGCTCGCCCGCCCCCTGAAGGAGGAATAA
- a CDS encoding uroporphyrinogen-III synthase, translating to MSTQKTLVLTRPDESSAQFLAQVEARLGDKVCAVLSPVLRIVPTTGWPDLSAFDVVIATSVHAIQGSLEGKPVFCVGERTAEAAAKAGGEVRHCALDAAALITWIRSQPNPGRTVYLRGSHVATDIPAALRALSIESSAIHTYRQEELPLTEAASTALEGEGSTILPLFSPRSARLIGRAIVQPGQRLQVIAISDAVADAWQDVTGGSCDVINQPTGDAMVGRIVAALRH from the coding sequence ATGTCCACCCAAAAGACGCTGGTTCTTACCCGCCCCGACGAAAGTTCGGCGCAGTTTCTGGCGCAGGTCGAGGCACGTTTGGGCGACAAGGTTTGCGCCGTGCTTTCGCCTGTCCTGCGGATCGTTCCGACGACCGGCTGGCCCGACCTTTCCGCCTTTGATGTTGTGATTGCGACGTCTGTTCATGCCATCCAAGGATCACTGGAAGGCAAACCAGTTTTCTGTGTCGGCGAGCGCACGGCTGAGGCTGCGGCGAAAGCAGGCGGCGAGGTGCGCCATTGTGCGCTTGATGCGGCTGCTTTGATCACATGGATTCGGTCGCAACCGAACCCCGGCAGGACCGTGTATCTGCGCGGATCCCATGTTGCGACTGATATTCCGGCGGCGTTGCGTGCGTTGTCGATCGAAAGTAGCGCCATCCATACCTATCGACAGGAAGAACTGCCGCTGACCGAAGCTGCCAGCACAGCGCTTGAAGGGGAGGGTTCGACCATCCTTCCCCTTTTCTCGCCCCGTTCTGCGCGTTTGATTGGGCGGGCTATTGTGCAGCCGGGCCAGCGACTCCAAGTCATTGCAATAAGCGATGCTGTGGCGGATGCGTGGCAGGATGTGACGGGGGGATCATGCGACGTCATCAATCAACCCACAGGCGACGCGATGGTGGGCAGGATTGTCGCAGCCCTTCGCCACTGA
- a CDS encoding COG4223 family protein translates to MARSRKPAKDKPETVEDAVVIDEPETAGSKKAEDEPTPEESDQTPPEDDQQDIEAADAGSEADDAEGSVEETKLTSDPTESAMAQERPASQGGSTFMPLLLGGAVAAALGFGAARYPDQWPFANQPAVDPVEAKLTDMGNRLSGLESSAASQSATLAELQGDTELDRLRGEMGGELDQVRTQFEALSSKLLDLENRVHTVEKLPEGSGMEAAAAAASAYERELQQMRQMLDAELERISSAQDVAQTLEVNAAETAKAAAARAAMSRVLAALESGQPFGDALFDLTKNAGLEAPAALADHSEKGIVTLAALQAGFPAAARDALDASIRAAVEDGQMDRVSAFFRTQLGARSLEPKEGSDPDAILSRAEAALKDGRIDAALTELEAMPDAGKPALEAWIAQATARNDALVAGQALAQQVNSN, encoded by the coding sequence TTGGCCAGATCCCGCAAACCAGCTAAGGACAAGCCGGAAACGGTAGAGGATGCCGTTGTCATTGACGAACCCGAGACTGCAGGCTCAAAAAAAGCTGAAGATGAGCCCACACCAGAGGAGTCTGACCAGACTCCACCAGAAGACGATCAGCAGGACATTGAAGCAGCAGATGCCGGTTCTGAAGCTGATGATGCCGAAGGCAGCGTTGAGGAAACGAAGCTGACATCAGACCCTACCGAAAGCGCGATGGCACAGGAACGCCCAGCATCGCAAGGTGGATCAACCTTTATGCCGCTGTTGCTTGGCGGTGCTGTCGCAGCAGCGCTGGGCTTTGGCGCGGCGCGGTATCCGGATCAATGGCCGTTTGCAAATCAGCCTGCTGTTGACCCGGTCGAAGCAAAGCTGACCGATATGGGCAATCGCCTATCCGGTCTGGAAAGTTCGGCAGCGTCGCAATCAGCCACTTTGGCCGAGTTGCAGGGCGATACAGAGCTGGATCGCTTGCGTGGCGAGATGGGCGGCGAACTTGATCAGGTGCGCACGCAATTCGAAGCGCTGTCGTCGAAACTGCTAGATCTGGAAAACCGCGTTCACACGGTTGAGAAATTGCCCGAAGGGTCAGGAATGGAGGCCGCAGCCGCGGCCGCCAGCGCATATGAGCGCGAGCTGCAACAGATGCGCCAGATGCTTGACGCAGAACTGGAAAGAATCAGCAGCGCCCAAGATGTCGCGCAAACCCTTGAGGTCAACGCGGCGGAAACCGCCAAAGCAGCGGCCGCGCGCGCGGCGATGTCACGTGTACTGGCTGCGCTTGAAAGCGGCCAACCCTTTGGCGATGCCTTGTTCGATCTGACCAAAAACGCAGGTTTAGAAGCACCAGCGGCGTTGGCGGACCATTCTGAAAAAGGCATCGTAACGCTGGCCGCGCTGCAAGCAGGCTTTCCCGCTGCCGCCCGTGATGCGCTGGATGCGTCGATCCGTGCCGCTGTTGAGGATGGACAAATGGATCGTGTCTCGGCCTTCTTCCGCACCCAATTGGGCGCCAGATCGCTTGAGCCAAAGGAAGGTTCTGATCCAGACGCAATCCTGTCTCGGGCGGAAGCCGCCCTGAAGGACGGGCGGATTGATGCGGCCCTGACCGAGCTTGAGGCCATGCCGGATGCTGGCAAACCTGCGCTTGAAGCATGGATCGCGCAGGCTACGGCCCGCAATGACGCGCTGGTGGCCGGTCAAGCCCTGGCCCAGCAAGTAAACAGCAACTAA
- the tsaD gene encoding tRNA (adenosine(37)-N6)-threonylcarbamoyltransferase complex transferase subunit TsaD, with product MTNTVTLLGLESSCDDTAAAVVRHTPGSAPEILSSVVAGQTALHADFGGVVPEIAARAHTEKLDICVEEALLQADMRLSDLDGIAVTAGPGLIGGVVAGVMCAKGLAAGSGLPLIGVNHLAGHALTPRLTDQVRFPYLILLVSGGHCQFLIAKGPDSFTRLGGTIDDAPGEAFDKTAKLLGLPQPGGPAVEQEARAGDPKRFRFPRPLLDRPGCDMSFSGLKTALLRQRDSLVAEHGGLHRADRTDLCAGFQAAIADVLAEKSRRALLEYIHLSPQAPTLAVAGGVAANMTIRHALETICEEEGAMFLAPPLALCTDNAAMIAWAGIERFRAGGRDDMSLQARPRWPLDQKAPAMLGSGKKGAKA from the coding sequence ATGACCAACACTGTAACCCTTCTTGGGCTGGAAAGCTCTTGCGATGATACCGCTGCGGCGGTGGTGCGTCATACGCCAGGGTCGGCACCAGAAATCCTGTCTTCGGTTGTTGCAGGGCAAACTGCGCTTCATGCTGATTTCGGCGGCGTCGTCCCCGAGATTGCAGCCCGTGCCCATACAGAGAAACTGGATATTTGCGTGGAAGAGGCTCTATTGCAGGCCGATATGCGCCTATCAGATCTGGATGGAATTGCAGTCACAGCAGGACCCGGCCTGATCGGTGGCGTCGTGGCAGGGGTTATGTGCGCAAAGGGTCTGGCGGCGGGATCAGGGCTGCCGTTGATCGGTGTGAACCATCTGGCGGGCCACGCCCTAACCCCGCGACTGACGGATCAAGTGCGGTTTCCTTATCTGATCCTGCTGGTCTCTGGCGGTCATTGTCAGTTTCTGATCGCAAAAGGGCCAGATAGCTTTACCCGCCTTGGCGGCACCATCGATGATGCCCCTGGCGAGGCTTTTGACAAGACCGCCAAGCTTCTGGGTTTGCCCCAACCCGGCGGGCCAGCGGTCGAGCAAGAAGCGAGAGCGGGCGACCCCAAGCGGTTCAGGTTTCCGCGCCCCCTGCTGGATCGACCCGGATGCGACATGAGCTTTTCCGGGTTGAAAACTGCTCTGCTGCGCCAACGCGATAGCTTGGTTGCAGAACATGGCGGCTTGCACCGCGCCGATCGTACGGATCTGTGCGCTGGCTTTCAGGCTGCCATCGCCGATGTTCTGGCAGAGAAATCTCGGCGGGCGTTGTTGGAATATATTCACCTCTCGCCGCAAGCCCCGACACTTGCGGTGGCTGGCGGTGTCGCAGCAAATATGACTATTCGGCACGCGTTAGAGACTATTTGTGAAGAAGAAGGCGCTATGTTCCTTGCGCCGCCCCTTGCCCTTTGCACAGACAACGCGGCGATGATTGCCTGGGCCGGGATCGAACGTTTCCGAGCAGGCGGTCGGGACGATATGTCGTTGCAAGCACGGCCGCGCTGGCCACTGGACCAGAAAGCGCCTGCTATGCTTGGATCAGGCAAGAAAGGAGCAAAGGCATGA
- the trpB gene encoding tryptophan synthase subunit beta, with the protein MSSYLKSTPTRDGMFGDYGGAMLPPPLEPHFKEIREAYDRISKSADFIAELRSIRKHFQGRPTPISYLKNLSNLSGGAQIYAKREDLNHTGAHKLNHCMGEGLLAKFMGKTKLMAETGAGQHGVALATAAAYFGLECEIHMGEIDIAKEAPNVTRMKLLGAEVVPVGFGGRSLKEAVDSAFESYMGQADTALFAIGSVVGPHPFPLIVRDFQHIVGVEARAQFFEMTGGLPDIVAACVGGGSNAMGLFSGFIDDEDVALYGVEPMGTSSKLGEHAATISFGEDGDIHGFRTMVLKDENGDPAPVHTVASGLDYPGVGPEHAHLYRTGKANYTAANDKEALDAFYALSRHEGIIPALESAHAVAFAMREAPKNPGKSILINLSGRGDKDIDYVTETFGFGD; encoded by the coding sequence ATGTCATCATATTTGAAATCCACCCCCACCCGAGACGGCATGTTCGGCGACTATGGCGGCGCCATGTTGCCGCCTCCGTTGGAGCCTCATTTCAAGGAAATCCGCGAGGCGTATGACCGCATATCGAAATCCGCCGATTTCATTGCTGAGCTGCGCAGTATCCGCAAGCATTTCCAAGGTAGACCGACGCCAATTTCATATCTCAAGAACCTTTCTAATCTTTCCGGCGGGGCGCAGATTTATGCCAAGCGTGAAGATTTGAATCACACAGGTGCGCACAAACTGAACCACTGCATGGGCGAAGGTCTGTTGGCGAAGTTTATGGGTAAAACAAAGCTGATGGCCGAAACCGGTGCAGGCCAGCATGGCGTTGCGCTGGCAACCGCTGCCGCCTATTTCGGGCTGGAATGTGAAATCCACATGGGCGAGATCGACATCGCGAAAGAAGCTCCGAACGTCACCCGCATGAAACTTCTCGGCGCCGAAGTCGTGCCGGTGGGTTTCGGCGGACGTTCGCTTAAGGAAGCCGTCGACAGCGCGTTTGAAAGCTATATGGGACAGGCAGACACCGCATTGTTTGCCATTGGTTCGGTCGTTGGGCCGCACCCGTTTCCCCTGATCGTGCGTGATTTTCAGCATATTGTCGGCGTCGAAGCCCGCGCGCAATTCTTTGAAATGACCGGTGGCCTGCCCGACATAGTGGCCGCTTGCGTCGGCGGCGGTTCAAACGCGATGGGCTTGTTTTCGGGCTTCATTGATGACGAAGACGTGGCGCTTTATGGCGTTGAGCCGATGGGTACGTCCTCGAAACTGGGCGAGCACGCCGCGACCATTTCGTTTGGCGAAGACGGCGACATCCACGGCTTCCGCACAATGGTGTTGAAGGATGAAAACGGCGACCCCGCACCAGTGCACACCGTGGCCTCTGGTCTGGATTACCCTGGTGTTGGCCCGGAACACGCGCATCTGTATCGCACGGGCAAAGCGAACTACACCGCCGCCAATGACAAAGAGGCGTTGGACGCGTTCTATGCCCTCAGCCGTCATGAGGGGATCATCCCGGCTTTGGAAAGCGCACACGCCGTTGCCTTTGCGATGCGCGAAGCTCCGAAGAACCCCGGCAAGTCGATCCTGATCAACCTTTCGGGCCGCGGTGACAAAGATATCGACTATGTGACCGAAACATTTGGCTTCGGCGACTGA
- a CDS encoding DUF1761 domain-containing protein, translating into MLQVLVAAIAGYAFGAVWYMALAKPWVKATGIAVDEDGRPTDKSPLPFIVAFISAVVVAGMMRHIFVMAGIDSVGKGLTTGLGLGLFVAAPWIVNNVMFGDRDKSLIWIDGGYAAGGCAVIGLVLALF; encoded by the coding sequence ATGTTACAGGTTTTGGTCGCAGCAATTGCGGGCTACGCATTTGGTGCCGTCTGGTACATGGCCCTTGCGAAACCGTGGGTCAAAGCCACCGGGATCGCCGTGGATGAGGACGGTCGACCCACAGATAAGTCGCCCTTGCCTTTCATCGTCGCGTTTATCAGCGCCGTTGTTGTCGCTGGGATGATGCGCCACATCTTTGTCATGGCCGGGATAGACAGCGTCGGGAAAGGTCTGACCACTGGCCTTGGGCTTGGCCTATTTGTCGCTGCCCCGTGGATTGTGAACAATGTGATGTTTGGTGATCGCGATAAAAGCCTGATCTGGATTGACGGTGGCTATGCAGCAGGCGGATGCGCAGTAATCGGGCTAGTCCTCGCCCTGTTTTAA
- a CDS encoding EVE domain-containing protein gives MAFWLFKSEVSTWSWDQQVAKGDTGEEWDGVRNYQARNHMRDMKVGDLGFFYHSQKEKEIVGIVEVIAESHPDSTTDDERWDCVDIKAVRPLKNAVTLAMCKEDERLADMVLVNNTRLSVQPVTKEEWDIVLSLSGDAD, from the coding sequence ATGGCGTTCTGGCTTTTCAAATCCGAAGTATCGACATGGAGCTGGGACCAGCAAGTCGCCAAGGGTGACACGGGCGAAGAGTGGGACGGCGTGCGCAATTATCAGGCGCGCAATCACATGCGAGATATGAAGGTGGGCGACCTTGGCTTCTTTTATCATTCGCAGAAGGAAAAAGAGATTGTTGGTATCGTCGAGGTGATTGCCGAAAGTCATCCAGACAGCACCACTGATGATGAGCGATGGGATTGCGTAGACATCAAAGCTGTGCGGCCCCTGAAAAACGCCGTCACCTTGGCGATGTGCAAAGAGGACGAACGCTTGGCAGACATGGTTCTAGTCAATAATACACGTCTGTCCGTGCAGCCTGTTACGAAAGAAGAATGGGACATCGTCTTGTCACTTTCCGGCGACGCCGACTAA
- a CDS encoding DUF2853 family protein — MGKRDELIAKYAEDLKSKCGMTPDMALLTKVTIGCGPAIYNDDASTVAATQASELETVKDNFLVKKLGLADGPQLMEAINAVIDTYGRSERNKYRAVVYYMLVKHFGKESVYG, encoded by the coding sequence ATGGGTAAACGTGACGAGCTGATTGCAAAGTATGCTGAGGATCTGAAATCAAAATGCGGTATGACACCGGATATGGCGCTTCTGACCAAAGTGACCATCGGGTGTGGCCCGGCGATCTACAATGATGATGCGTCGACCGTCGCTGCCACGCAGGCCAGCGAGCTGGAAACCGTCAAAGACAATTTCCTGGTTAAGAAGCTTGGTCTTGCAGATGGCCCGCAGCTGATGGAAGCAATCAACGCTGTCATCGACACCTATGGCCGCAGCGAGCGGAACAAGTATCGCGCCGTTGTGTATTACATGCTGGTCAAGCATTTCGGCAAAGAATCCGTCTACGGTTAA
- the lysM gene encoding peptidoglycan-binding protein LysM, with amino-acid sequence MGLWSFVKGAGKSLFGGGDDEGASADTLNKEVADLGIDTSGLDIKVDGEKVTVSGGENLSAEDREKVILAVGNVEGVAEVEADLDNDPSFHTVEKGDTLWAIAEKTLGNGARYKEIFEANKPMLKDPDLIYPGQKLRIPG; translated from the coding sequence ATGGGTCTTTGGAGTTTTGTTAAGGGCGCAGGAAAATCGCTGTTTGGTGGCGGAGATGACGAAGGCGCATCTGCCGACACCCTGAACAAGGAAGTTGCCGATCTTGGCATCGATACGTCTGGACTGGATATCAAGGTTGATGGCGAAAAGGTCACCGTTTCCGGCGGCGAGAACCTGAGCGCGGAAGATCGTGAGAAAGTCATTCTGGCAGTTGGTAACGTCGAAGGCGTCGCCGAGGTTGAAGCCGATCTGGATAATGACCCGTCTTTCCACACCGTCGAAAAAGGCGACACTCTCTGGGCGATCGCTGAAAAAACTCTGGGTAATGGCGCGCGTTACAAAGAGATCTTCGAAGCAAACAAACCGATGCTGAAAGATCCCGACCTTATCTATCCCGGTCAGAAACTGCGTATCCCGGGCTAA
- a CDS encoding YciI family protein produces the protein MLVALICTDKPGAIETRKANRDAHLAYIKETGVVAQAGPFLDADGMMCGSLLILDVANMDAAQAWANGDPYAKAGLFADVRIEQWNRVVG, from the coding sequence ATGCTCGTAGCCCTCATCTGCACCGACAAGCCCGGCGCAATTGAAACCCGAAAAGCCAACCGCGATGCACATCTGGCATATATCAAAGAAACCGGCGTGGTCGCCCAAGCTGGCCCGTTTCTGGATGCTGATGGTATGATGTGCGGATCGCTGCTGATCCTTGATGTTGCGAACATGGACGCAGCACAGGCATGGGCAAACGGCGATCCCTATGCAAAGGCTGGCCTGTTCGCGGATGTCCGCATCGAACAATGGAATAGGGTGGTCGGCTGA
- a CDS encoding heme biosynthesis protein HemY yields the protein MLWSLFKIILFVTAIALLTLGAGYLLETDGGIRIAVGSMEFNLEPLQAVIAGVLLVVAIWLAIILLGLIIAFVRFVNGDETAISRYFDRSRERKGYEALAEGMIALASGEGSTAMSKASRAEKYLRRPELTNLLTAQAAEMSGDKRKADEVYKRLLKDERTQFVGVRGIMKHKLAEGDTETAMKLAQKAFALKPRHTETQDVLLGLQARHNDWSGARKTLGAKLKYGALPRDVHRRRDAVLALSEAKGVLHEGNDIKAREAAIEANRLSPDLVPAAVMAARTYIENGKARYATRVLVKAWSAQPHPDIAAAFAEIAPEESAIERLKRFRALTKHRDGDPETRMLLTELNIAAEDYSEARKALGDLPDVLPSQRALTLLAAIERGEGADDQTVRALLARAVTAPRGPQWVCENCNHVHAAWAPVCDGCKGFDTLAWKSAPETDNAMQGGAEMLPMIVGEANSAEEVVEISDPDIESADDVPDAEIIEADRDAAQDDDPQKP from the coding sequence ATGCTCTGGTCTCTTTTTAAGATTATTCTTTTCGTGACTGCCATCGCGTTGCTGACGCTTGGTGCGGGCTATTTGCTTGAGACTGATGGCGGAATTCGCATTGCTGTCGGATCGATGGAATTCAACTTGGAGCCACTGCAAGCTGTTATTGCCGGTGTGCTTTTGGTGGTTGCGATCTGGCTTGCGATCATTCTGCTTGGCTTGATCATAGCCTTTGTGCGCTTTGTGAACGGCGATGAGACGGCGATTTCACGCTATTTTGACCGGTCCCGCGAGCGCAAAGGATACGAGGCTTTAGCCGAAGGTATGATCGCGCTGGCATCAGGCGAAGGTAGCACCGCCATGTCCAAGGCAAGCCGGGCCGAGAAGTACCTGCGCCGCCCAGAATTGACCAACCTGCTGACCGCCCAAGCGGCCGAGATGTCGGGCGATAAACGCAAAGCTGACGAGGTCTATAAGCGGTTGTTAAAAGACGAGCGGACCCAGTTTGTTGGCGTCCGGGGCATCATGAAACACAAGTTGGCTGAAGGTGACACCGAAACCGCGATGAAGCTGGCGCAAAAGGCCTTTGCCCTGAAGCCGCGGCATACCGAAACCCAGGATGTGTTGCTTGGCTTGCAGGCCCGCCACAACGATTGGTCTGGCGCGCGCAAGACGCTGGGCGCGAAGCTGAAATATGGTGCGTTACCGCGCGATGTGCACAGACGGCGGGACGCCGTGCTGGCGCTGTCAGAAGCCAAAGGCGTTTTGCACGAGGGCAACGACATCAAGGCGCGGGAAGCCGCCATCGAAGCGAACCGGCTGTCGCCAGATCTGGTGCCTGCTGCCGTTATGGCTGCCCGGACTTATATTGAGAACGGAAAAGCGCGCTATGCCACCCGCGTTTTGGTAAAGGCGTGGAGCGCGCAGCCGCATCCGGATATTGCCGCAGCTTTCGCCGAAATTGCTCCTGAAGAATCCGCGATCGAACGTTTGAAACGGTTCCGGGCTTTGACAAAACATCGCGATGGCGACCCCGAAACTCGAATGCTGCTGACCGAGTTGAACATCGCGGCCGAAGATTACTCCGAAGCCCGCAAAGCGCTGGGCGACCTGCCCGACGTTCTGCCAAGTCAACGCGCCCTGACTCTGTTGGCCGCGATCGAACGCGGGGAAGGGGCGGATGATCAAACCGTGCGCGCGTTGTTGGCCCGCGCCGTCACAGCGCCGCGTGGCCCGCAATGGGTGTGCGAGAACTGCAATCACGTTCATGCGGCCTGGGCCCCTGTCTGCGACGGGTGCAAAGGGTTTGACACATTGGCATGGAAGTCGGCACCAGAAACAGACAATGCCATGCAAGGCGGGGCTGAGATGCTGCCGATGATCGTCGGCGAAGCGAACAGTGCGGAAGAAGTCGTCGAGATTTCAGACCCGGATATCGAGTCTGCGGATGACGTACCTGACGCCGAGATCATTGAGGCTGACCGCGACGCCGCGCAGGATGACGACCCGCAAAAACCGTAA